From the genome of Buteo buteo chromosome 4, bButBut1.hap1.1, whole genome shotgun sequence:
GCTCAGCGCCCCTAAGGAGCGGGAAGCCGCCCGGAGAAATCAAACCCGCACCTCACCCACGCGTGAGGCGACCCCGCGCAGCCGCCACCTCCCGCCTCGCCCGCCTTTTCTCCTCACGCCGCGGTCCCGCCCCTCCCGCGAGCCCCACCCTCCGCGCTCTCCTATTGGCCAGGAGCCCGCTCTTCCCCACCCCTAACGCCTCTCTGGGACTATCTCGGAGGGAGGGGCGAGTCTCGCGAGAAGTGGTAGTTCCCGGCCTGACGCGCCTCCCGCCTCTGGGCCGGCAGCGGGCGCTGACAGCGGCCCTGCCGCCCCCGGCCTgcccccgcctcccgccccgcctGAGGGAGCGTTTCCCCCCCcgctcccttccctccatcgGCCGCGGCACCAGCCCCGGGCTGGCACCGGATAAGCGAGCGGAAAATGGAGGAGCTCTGCGGTGTGGGGGCCGCTGCCCCTCTGAGGGGAGACGCGGAGGAACCCAAGCAGGTAacggcggggggggtgtgtgtgtgtgtgtgtgtgaggaacGGGACTCTACCCGCGGTGCCCTACAGCGGGAGCGGGGGTCGGTCCCGGGGCTGAGGGGAAACCGGTGTCCCGCAGTCTCCCCCGCAGCTGCCCGGCGCCGGGTGCTGCCGGTTTGACCGCGGCAAGCGCGGGGCTGTAAACACAGCCCACAGTAATGTTTTCGGTTACCTCACAGGCGTGCATCCTCTTTCCAGTTTGGCGAGTGAGGGAACGCTGTTGTCAGGACTGGAGTACAGTAGGGAACGTACTAATTATGATTAAGCCTTAATTGTAAGCGGTATTTCTGTTGTTACGCCTAAGTGCAGTGTGCTGCGTTGTGTTTACGTAAATAGTATCCTGTGgatctgttttttccccttaacgTGTATCGGTTCACAGCTCTTAACGCGAGTGTGATGGCTGCGCGTtctctgtatttgaaaagaaatgtgcgGTCACAAGGCTTACTTACAAAGGCAGAAACGTGTTCAGCTTTAATGTCGGCGACTGTTAGTGAACACTTACTTTCACAAACTTTTGCGGCATTACTGGGAATTGTGTTTTGGTTTCGGCCTTTCTGAGTAATTTCACGTTCCGTGGGGAGCTGTCCTTAATAGCACTTTAGCCTTGTAACTCCTGAAGTGGACCATACGCTTGACGCAAGCGTTGGAATCAGGGTAACCGGAATACTCGTGAACGTGCAGGAGAATCATGAGTGAATGCAGCACCAGCCTTTGGTCGGTTACCATTAAAAACAGCTTATCATAGAGCAAGTCTGATAGTgttaatttctgttattttataaGCAAATATTTCCCTTTGAAAACTAGGGGTCGGTGTTGTTTCTTGGAGGCAACGAAGTGAAAAGCAGTGCTGTGGTGAAATACTCGTCTGCCCCACCGCAAGCAGCGTTTGCTCGTCTTCAGGAGAAAACAGACTTGAAACTTCCACCTGCCAATTGGTTACGTGAAAGCGCTAAGCTGGGACCAGCAGGTACAACCATTCTtggcaacaacaaaaaaagtaaaccatTTTCAAGGTAAATAACAGCAGGCCCTATTCTTTCCATGCCTTTAAGAATAATTCTAAGAGTGAACTTGGACCCTATGTAATTCAAAGTATAAAGTACAGACTTTACCATAGCAACTAgctattggttttttttaaccattctCCCTCTACTTTTTCATCCTTAGTTCTTGCCTGTATGCCATAATCTTGACTCCTTTGTAAATGATTAATGATATTGGTAATGCTGTtgactattatttttttcaagtgcatGTTGACACCTTGCCTGACAAAGTCAAACTGACTTCATGTTCTTTCCTGGTTGGCTGTTGCCGGTTGGCCAAAATCAAACTAGACTGGTTCAGCCAGCCATTCTGCTTCCGATAACaggtgaaaatggaaaaaatgtgctTCCCCTTGAAAGCTACAGAGCCAATTTATGGCTCTTCTTGATCTTTAGAAACTGGACCTGGCTAACTAATGGCAATAGAAGTTTCATAGTCATGTCAAGAATGAATGCAGAAGGTGAAATAAGgggcaaaaccaaaaagcagtgTTAACCTTTTGGTATGGATATTTGTTAAATAATTGGATGAGTTGAGTTCAGAGTGTTTATAAATTGGAGGCTTAAATCCTGCGCTGAACAAGCAAATTCACACTAAGTTAAGTAGTTAGTGAAATCTAACAGTTTGTGGAGGGTCTGTGTTGAAATCCTCATAATCTGTTTTAGGACATGTACGTTTTTGAGCAGAGTAACGTGTTCCCCAGGGCTTTAtgaatttttcctgtttattttagaTATTATGTTCGTTTTTCAAATAGAGGCTGGCAGTTTAATCTCTGTCTCTAGTGTCGGTATTAAAAAGCTAATAGTGAAAGTATAACTTTGGACACTTGCACATGATGTATTTGTTTGGGTTATAGTAATATCTGGTTTAATTTGAAAGAATGATCTGTACATTGAAATATTCTAACTTAAATAGCTTGTAATTTAGAGAGGCCTTAACGAGGGTGGGTGAAGATATAAGGATGTGTCTGTTACATGTAGGCCAGTtttagaaaacataaataagAGGTAAAATAAAATGACGGCTGCTAAAATGAAGGTATTTAACCTGCTTACTGCCTTAAAGATAAACTCTTTGAAAAACTGTCCTCGTttttagtgttaaaaaaaattaagacctaATTTCTCCAATTTCCCATAGCTGTCTTAATAAACACTAAATAGTTCTGATTTTCTTGATTTTAACAAAACTTAAACTACCTCTTAGAACGTCTTGAAATTGGATCTAAGCACTTCCAAAGATATCTTTGAAAAACTTGCAGAatgtaaaactgaaattattttgttaattaaCTTTAGATCTAATTACATCTGATAATTTTTAGCtagactgttttgttttgttttggtaagaaatgttgtggtttaaccccagccagcaattaagcaccatgcagctgctcactcacttccccccccacccagtgggatgggggacagaatcagggggggaaaaagtaaaacttgtgagttgagataagaacagtttaatagaacggAAAGGAATAAAggaataatgataataatgacaataataaaatgataatactattaaaaaaagaattgggatATACAAAACAggtgatgtacaatgcaattgctcacacTCACTGACGGATGCCCcattagttcccgagcagcaatctgccttccccccccgaccccccacctctctgggccagctctccccagtttatgtactgggcatgagatcacatggtatggaatagtCCTTTGGCCCAGTTTGGGTTGgttgtcccctcccaaattcttgtgcccctcaagccttcttgctggctgggcatgagaagctgaaaaatccttgacttagtctaaacactacttagtgataactgaaaacatcagtgtgttgtcaacattctgCTcgtactaaatccaaaacataaggctgtaccagctactagaaagaaaactaactctatcccagccaaaaccaggacaagaaaaaactttcaaaaatttaATAAACTTAAAAAACTAGGTCTATCTTTAATGTCACATTGCCTTGGTCTTAACttgtaatattttctaaatagCTTTGGGATGGCGTATGACTTCATTGACTCAGTTGGAAATGATGTAGATGTTGTGTCTGATTCAGAGGTATGTATAACTTTTTATGTTGTATCATTCAAACTCTTACATTGTATAAACCTTATTTTAAGATACTGTCATGGCTTTCTGTCATCTTTGTGTCCTTTGAGAACAAGTAAAGATCCCATAGTGAAACACAAACAGATTACCTAACTTCCGCCCTCTCATTTAAGGGAGTTGTGATCACTGAATAAGAAATGTAGAGACAAAATTGTATTTCCTGTGGATTTCTACAAATAATCTTCAGCTAAAGTATGTGGTTTAGTGAATGCAGCACATCAGTCTTGCAATGTAGTTGTCTTGTGTGTTTGGAATCGgttattttaatgtgaattaTTACTTtcaagatgatttttttctattcttttctaGAAGAAATGGATCCCCTTCaaccttcttctttcctctgatttttgtcagcttttttGGTGCTGGTGATACTTGTAGAATTCAGATGAGgctcttcagaaaaggaaacatacATACTCATTTACTGTCTCAGTGTTGATGTTTGGCAGATTTTTATTCAGACTTAGATCTCTGTGCAGATTCCTCTGGGTATCTGACAAAGTGTTGGTATTCCTGTGTTGAagataaagcttttaaaatccaaaccatccacttgtatttttttgtcacttttgaTGTTGCATGGTTATGATGATCCAAAGAGAGACCATGTTTAAACCATGTATGTGGTTTATACTGACACTTTTTCTCTTTATCACGGTCATTCATGTTCTCTGACCTCAACAAATGCAACTTCTTGTAGAATggcctttttaaaatcactggcACTACAAGGTTTTGATTGCCTGCTTGTGCCTCTCCAATTTTAGTAGTGTATTCTTTACTTACAGTTTCCTGGGAATTGTCCTACAATGCAGTATAATTGTATTGAGtattatttctgttctcttttctcctgcaagaatattaaaaaacttCTGAAGATACCTTATAGCAAGTCACATGTGAGCATGGCAGTACATCGCATTGGGCGGACACTTTTGTTGGATGAGCTAGATATTCAAGAACTCTTCATGAGATCATCTCAggttaacctttttttttttttttttttttgttaagtatGTCGTATGGTCAAAATGCATTATTTCAAGAATACTATAGCCAGCAGGAAAGCATGTATGTACCAAAATGCCTGAGAATCATATGCAAGTAGAAAAGGTGCTCTACTCCGCAGCAGTCAGTTTACCCATGAGCTGCCTCTGATGTCCTATGTTTATGGTATTGTAAGATTAAAATTCCATGCCCCACTTTCCTGTAATTACTTTGGTATTGCTATActattttattagttttattattaataagTATTTGTTACCTGTGTAACCTCTTGCCATGTATCTGACTTAATAATGAAGTCAACTTTTTAGTAAGAACGTAACTTTCCTAGACGAAAAATTTTCGGTAAATGACCAATTCAAGACTTTAGCTGTGaagttattttctggtttttttttgttgttgttgtggaTGAGTATTCATAAGTTAGTGAGGCACTTGGTTTACTTTCCAAATGCTTCTTgatattaattttgtatttatgatATTGCCTAGACAGGGGACTGGACATGGCTGAAAGAGTTTTATCAAAGGCTGATTGATCAGAAGTGGCAacgaaaaaagaaaagtaaagaacATTGGTACCAGAAGGCTATACTCTCtaaatttttgtattacagGTAACCTTATGTCTGCATGAATCTTGGAACTCTGCACCACTTGCTTTTGCCTAGTTTCTTGTCTTGAAGTAAATGCTAAAATTCTGTTATGGTCTATCTTATTTACTGATTTATCCTTATACAGGGGAAATTGAGGGATGACATCAGGAAATGACATGTAAATGTTTTAACAGaatttgaagtattttaaagtaaaactgaagtattaaagaataaaataaacagcatgaCTTAATTAACTGCATATCTCAATATTTATGGGTTTGAGGGAAGAACAAGTTAAAATATGCAAGGTAGACTGTGACACCTGCTGTAACGTTGTACAAATTTGAGCAATGAACAACTTGTTGATATAGCAATCTTTTAGCATATTAGCAAAGTCATTCTTTGAGAACAGGGCATCAAATATAACAATTCTAGAAAGGATCTGTTTGCATATTGTCGACTGAACTTTTTAATGTTGCTTTGTCAGTATTAATGGTGATGGAGCTGCTCAGCCTGTTCCTTCCACTTCAAAACAGCATCAGGAGGGTCCTGTTTCAGGTGAGAGTGATGAAGCAGGAAGGTCCTCCTGGCCAGCTCCTTTTGAAATGCCTTCTTCATTATCTGAAGATCCAGGTGCCTCTAACCAGGTTAGTGTTTGTAATGTTTTAAATGGCACCTTAGTTTTCATAGAGACATATATATTGAAAGGTTTTTAAAGGTGCTGCTGCAGTattttttgctgaaagaaatgaaCTAAGGCATTAGAAGGACTTGGCAGTACGTGTGGTTTAGCTTATGCCAGTGTTTCAGAGCTCcaaatttcagaatttatttttttctgtcactgtaaTGCTAACTACATATTTATCTGTGCATTTTTGGGAAACAAAACATTAGGCTAGGAGTAGTCATCAATGACTACCTAAAAGTAGGAAAATCTGATATTGAGAAGGTGTGTATGGAAGCCTTAGGTTTTGGCCTTTCTTCTTAAATCCGCCATTAAAATGAATCTGTTGTGGCCCTGAATTTATTAggtgaagaggaaaatgaagatctatgaaaatgtttgcaaaacaaTTAAGCAACATTTACAACTACTTGCTATGAGATTACACAAGTGGAAGATGAAGGTGTTGATAGTAATTATGCAACAACCTATGATTAGTATTAGGCCGTAATCCAAGGTTTCAATCTCTGGCTAAGCTTATTTATGAAAACTGTTAATTCCTGTGGGTTTTGAATAATATAATACAGGTATTGATTAAATTTCTGAGAAGTTGAAAGATCTGTTGTATTCAGTCTACATTAATGTAATAATGATGCTGTAGTTACACGTAGACAGTATTATCAACTGGTATGCCAAATAATTACTTGGTCAGCTCACTTATGAAGGGTCTAACCTACATTATCCATAAAATTGTAAATGTGTATGTTGCAGTGTGGTAATATGCTAAAGTGgagaaatatttcagtacttgaaagctttttgaaaaaggaCTACTTCTCTCTTCCACCTTCTTGAGGAGCTGTTGCCTAATACATCAGACTGTTTATCATAAAGAAGCTGTTGTGCATTTTTACAGTGTcctttaatttataaataagatATCAGGATAGAGGTTTTACTTCTGGAGACTGATAATCTGGTGCTGACCCTGGGGTAATAAGGAGTTTCTATAAAAActttctgatttatttccaAAGCCTCTGAGAATATAAAGTGCAAATTTTTGGTACTAGCTGTAGAAAAGAAGCTTTCTAGTCACCGACTAGAGGCTTTTTGTAGTTCaatacaaatttatttaaagatgtTAGAGGTAAAGATTTTTTCCTCATATGcttttgttcagattttttttttaatggcctaACTTTACCTCAGCAGCAGAATCACTCCTTATCCTTGTGCTTTTCACAGGGAAGTGTGCCTCTTGAACCCTCATATATAGTGGGGCATGTGGCCTCAGCCCCCAAAGAACAAAACCTTACTACTTTGTTCAATGACGGGGAAAACAGTCAGGTATGCTATATGTGAAATTTGAGCTCAAACACTGAACCCCCAATTtaatcaaacattttaaaatttggtcTAAATTGGAACCAAGAGAAAAACTAAGTCCCCTGTAGAAGTAGCTTTTGTGGCATCTGTGATCTCAGTCTTTTAAGTTAATGTGAATGTGTAGCATAGTTCATTATGTGTTGtcttttatttgctgcttttgcttctggCTTTCTCATAATTCCACAGAATGTTACAGAGAACAAGTTTTATACTAGTGATTTATAgaccaatttttttctcttaacgAAGGGACTTAAAAATGACTTTGTTCGTAATATCTTGTGGACCTTTGAAGATATCCACATGTTAGTAGGATCAAATATGCCTATATTTGGAGGTGGGAGATACCCTGCTGTGAGCTTGCGTCTCAGGTGAGTTTTGAAGTTAATGAGATATACGTGCCAGCCTTGACTGACTTGTTGCTTTGCTTCCTATTTAGCTATCTGCATTTTGTTTGGTTGACTCTTGACTTTTATGTGCACTTTTAAGGAATAAAATTCATGCTTTAGACTTAAGTGGTGATGGCATTGTTAAGTGCAGGAAAAACAGACGCAGTCCCAAAGCCATGCCACTGCACTGGGACTTGAgatgctctgctgcttcttctggctctctaaataaatctgtatttgaaaGTACTGGCAGTTTGCAACCTTTCCTGACTTCAGTGTGAATCTTAAGTATTAAAACGCTTCTGTACCTCTAGTCCTTAATTTCATTCTATTGCTGTTTTTATAAGAGGGCAGTAATATTTCTTCTACTGGGATTCTGAGTTTCAATAACTGCTAGTAGGGCGTAAGTACTTAAAACTTGTGACTATAGTAGTTCTAAGTTCTGACTGTCTTACTGTTGGCTTTATGTTGATCACTTGATTACCAGTCTTTCTGGTAAGAATGAGCAAAAACTTGAAACTTGTTTGGTGTAGTTGTCATCTTTTCAAGATGTATCTAGGAATTAACAGTACCTTGCTTTGCAACAATTTTGGAAGGTCTGGGAGAAGGCTTGTGCTATAATTAGTTGCAGCTAATACTGATATTCCTTTAGAACTTCTCATGTACTTATCTTGGTAATAATGTGACATCTGaagctttttaaagtttcagtgTAAGCGTGGGCAAAAATTCAAAACTGCTGAGGGAATGTGAGTGTATTCTATTGGAGAGATCAGTACATCTGTTTTGTTTGATATGACTCATTGTTTGCCTTTTTATAACAATTCACAAATAATTGTTTTAGTATCCATCCACTCTCGGGTGACTTAAATCTAAATTCTGTTAGTAAACATCCctaattttttctgaagagtaaGTAAAGACTTAAATAACActagaaatatttgtttttaggGATAACAACAAGCCAATAAATGTGCTAACAGGAATTGACTATTGGTTGGACAACTTAATATGCAATGTACCAGAGCTTGTGATGTGCTTTCATGTTAATGGAATTGTTCAGGTAAGTCTGGCTCTTTGCATTATGCCTAGTTAAGCCATTCTTCAATTTCTGAAATTGCTCCAGTTGTAACAGATCTCTTTCTAATCTTACGGCTCTCACAAAAAGATTACAGAAATCCTTTATTGCAGAGTGAGAAGCATCTATGCAGCTTGCAATAGTCATCCAAAAAtactgtggtgttttttttaattttttttcctttccatgcatGTAAGATTCCTTCTTCATCTGATGTATGAGTgagggcaaaaataaaaaatgtagcAGCAGAAATACATCAGTTTCTTGCATCTTAAAATCCGTAGTGTTAACTTGCCAAGACAGATGCatgctttttaaacttttgtttgtttttactattTTACAGTAGACCACACATACCAGCTTTCTGTATGTACCAGCTACTGTACCTGGTAGCATATAGTTGCTTACTAGGCTGACTAGGTTTCATTGAAGTAAGAGTTAGATGTTGCACcttcaccactttttttttcaccttttgttCTCCATTTACCATGTTTGTCACAGAAGTGAATCctctttaaagcttttattgaGTAGTATAATCAAGATGCGCttgcttttaaagtaaatcGTAGAAATTAACTCAGTTTATCATGACACTGTATCATAATAGTagcctttgtttcttttaccCATTGACACTGATCTGTAGATTTTGGGAGGGTAGGTGGCAGAAAACCCTCCTAATCTTGAGCTTTAACATAtatttcttgcagaaatatGAAATGATAAAGACTGAAGATATTCCCAATTTGGAAAACTCTAATTTTTCTACCAAAGTGATAAAAGATATTGCTCAAAATATCTTATCTTTTCTGAAATCAAATTGCACCAAAGAAGGACATACTTACTGGTTATTTAAAGGTAAGTAGGTTTAGATCAATTTGAAAAGATTTGTGTTAATGTCACGTTGATTAATGAAAGGTCTTGCCTTCCAGCAAGTGGGAGTGATATAGTAAAGCTCTATGACCTAACCACCCTTTGTGAAGAGACAGAAGACAAATACCAAAACCCTTTTACAATGCCGGTGGCAATTCTCCTATACAAGTGAGTTTTTATAATTTTTGCTGTAATACTTAGTTCTTGGTGCAGTTGTATTAAGAATACAGACCAAAAATTatgatgaaatgaaaatgcatcaAGTTAAAATCTTCTTTTACACATAAGCTTGGTAAGCCTCAGTCTCACCAAATCAAAACAGACTTTCTCGTTTTCACCTTTTCTCCATGTAAACTACACTCTTGCTGAGTAAGTTTTGTAGACCCATCCTGAAGTTTGGGAGATCTACATTTGCAGTAGTAttgtttaaagattttttctttttttttttttcttctagcacAAATAATTTATCCAGGGATTTACTATTTTGTTCAACTTTTTTAGAGTTGCTTGCAATATGATGCTGAAGAAAAACCAGAACAAGAAACACTATGGCACTATCAGAACATTGCTCCTTAATTGTCTTAAGTTATTGGACAATGGCAGACATCCTCAAGTAAGAATTATGTCTTTTCTTGTAGCTTTGTGTAAATATAGTAGAAATGCCGTCATTGTAATACACCTGGTAATATTTTGTGTGGTTCCTCCTCCCTTTGCAAGGGAgagaatttaaatttaaatttatttataaatgtagAAATTGCTTTATGTTTAAAGAAGccccagactttttttttttttttcagtaagtagCCTTCACTGACCGTCATTGCTGCATGAGTCTTCTGTCCTGCTCTAAAAAGGAACTTgtcattacattttctcttttactcttGTTCTTAAAGAGCCCTTTTGTGTTTGGAAGCTGTACAGACACTGAAGCAGATCTTAGCTAGACATTGTAAAATGTGAATGTAGGAACATTTTTACTCTGAAGGTGGCTGAATGTTGGACAGGTCAACCAGAGAGGTTACAGAGTCTCCATCCTTTGAGATACTCAAAGCCCGACTGGATGTGGTCCTGAGCAATCTGCTTAGAGCAAGGGGGTTAGGCTAGACAATCTCCAGgggttccttccaacctcagctatTCTGTGTTAGGTGGGAGATTCAGAAAAAGAACCTCAAATAGAGGGCTTAAGTGGCATtaaatttaatgtcttttttgaACAGTCAGAAGTAAAGAGGATGTtgggaagcagaagaaaggaatgtGATCAAGAGCTGcccctatttatttatttttcttttaaagggaaaaacCAAAGCTGTCTTGGGCCAAGGTGTCTGTATTCCCAGTTTTACCTTTATGCCCTCACTTGCAAAACAGGAGATGAAGGCCTTGTAAGGTGGGGGCTGAAACCAGGTGTGGGCAAGCTTGGTTGTGGGGGCTCCATGCACATATACAGATAGTCGACAACATACTGTCTGCAGtgatttgtttcttaaatattgttaaaaattCAATGCTAAAACAAACAGTCctacagtgtgtgtgtgtgtgtgtgtgtgcgtgcgcgcGTACAGGCTGTATTTACAGGTTATCAAATATCTACTTGCAGGTACTGTTTACTCCTTATTCTAAGACAAATTATATTGCTGCTGcctctcaaaagaaaaaattaacttgaaaataaaacactacttttttttctcttatttgaaAAGATTATTGCTTCAGCAAACTACATGTTATCAGAGCTTTTTCAGTTGGATGAACCTAAAAAAGAAGACAGTACAGACTTCCCTATAAATGGAAATTCTGATGAAAGTTATAgcgaggaagaggaagaaatgccaGACAGTGATGAAAATGGTTCTTACAGTAACAGTTCTGATCCACCAGATGACAATAAAGCAGTGGCTATAATCAAATCTGTTGGAGAGTTATCGGTACCAGAAAAATACAAGTCTGTTCATCGAATACGTGTAAGTGAagtcatggatttttttaagggTTTCTTGAAAGATTCAGTTCATGTAGCAAGGTTTGTTATTGAAATTCAGTTACCTGTTAGTTTTGTCTTCAGGTGAACTGAAGGATGAGGCAGTGGGGAAAGAAACTTTTCATGAGCTGCTCATAAAATTTGAGGTCTTTGAATTTTACAGTGTAGCAGGTTTAATGTAGATTTTTCTCTGCCACCTTGCACGTGTCTGTTGCAACATGATTCTGCATAGCTGGCTACACAAAAACTACTCCTGTCACTCtagcagagaaaatattgcCAACTGTGGCCATGTGTACGAGCTGTAGATGACCACAAGTTTGTGTGGATACCTAGGttattttagtattatttttcctGGAGCAATATTaacgtttgggtttttttttctgggagcaTCAGCTACTTCATGTCCACAGAGTTAGTCTTTGATTTCCTTCTTTGATTTGTCTTTCCACGGTAACTGGTCAGAATACAGCAATTTGACTCCTTGAAGTTCTGGTtatagttaattttaaaagagagatGGAGCTTTACTCTGCGCATGTGTGTATATTGTATCTAAGGGGACAGCTGGGTGCATAACCGTAAGTATATCTGAAACTTCATTGACATACATGTGCTTCATAAACGAATTAGCAGAAGTGTAATACTGCTACCTTCATTGCACTTTCTGTGCATTATTATTGAAACAAAATAGAAGAATATGAGAAACTGGGAAGATCAGTGAAGAAACTGTTCAgagaattttacttttgttctGGTGTTTTGCTTGTCTTACCTATATAGGGATATGATTATGAAATGACGCTCACTGGTGAAAAGCTAAACCTTTTTTCTAATGTCTGTGCAAAGAACAAgatttcctaaaataaataaataaataaattgtaacTCTTGTTGCTATCTTAATTTCTAACACTTCAAGGTCCATCAGCTGAAAATACAACTTGTACAGGTGCAGAAGCACTCaatttcccctttcttctcccccttttACTTTAtcccagaagaaaacaaaaatacaccacccccacccttctccctgccctcaaaaaccccaaacccaaggCATTGAGTTGCTCAAAGGTGTTGAAAGTGCAACTTGGATGTGTAGGCTGAGGAAGTGGTTTCTGTATAGTATTGAATCTGCTTGTCTTCCTGGGTCTGCATCACAGACCATCTGTGGATACTTTTGTAATTACTGTTATGGAATAGCATCATctcatctcttctcttctttgcaTTGTCTTTGGGATTACCAGGAGAGACCAAGTGTAGATGACCAGGTATATGAATTGCTCACtgagataaaggaaaaaaatactgtgacaCTTCATAGTGTAGAGTTCAGTTCCCTTAACAGGTTTTCTTAATGCTGTCTCTCATTTGTATCTTCTAGCCAGTAATTTTGATGTTTCACGTgttgaacatttattttcttcttattccttccctgctgccccctcAATGAAGCCTAGCTGTGCATTTCCTGTCTGCCATGGCACCGAGGAGCGCTGCAGGCTAGTGCTCAACTATGTCCTGGAGGTAAATTTACCATCAACTTTCTAATGATGTTTCACCTAGTACCCAACTCTTGATGTATTCTGTATTTGCTAGATATTGCCTTCAAGGTGAATTAAATGATTTCTTCTTGCAGGGCTTGAAGTCTGTTGACAGCAGTGTTAAAAAAGAGGGTGACCTTCCTGCAGCTGACCCCAGCACACCAATCCCATTGAAATATGAAGATGAATCCACCAGTGGTGGTCCCGAGTGTCTGGAAAAACAGATGGCATTATTTTTAGACAAAAGTAAGTTGTATTGTTGTGCAAATAAGACATTTCCAGTGCCAACACACACTGCTGCTACTTTATTTTGATTGTCAAAACAGTGTACTTAGAAGTCACTAATTACACGATTGCATAAGCAAAAGCAGTATACTGAGAATTGGAGAACAGTCTGTTCCTTTTTAAGTATGAAAAGAATAGCTCATTTGGGATATTTTTGCATATCAAAGCATCCTTTATTAGTAAACACATAATTTTACTGGACCCTAT
Proteins encoded in this window:
- the EDRF1 gene encoding erythroid differentiation-related factor 1 isoform X1: MEELCGVGAAAPLRGDAEEPKQGSVLFLGGNEVKSSAVVKYSSAPPQAAFARLQEKTDLKLPPANWLRESAKLGPAGTTILGNNKKSKPFSSFGMAYDFIDSVGNDVDVVSDSENIKKLLKIPYSKSHVSMAVHRIGRTLLLDELDIQELFMRSSQTGDWTWLKEFYQRLIDQKWQRKKKSKEHWYQKAILSKFLYYSINGDGAAQPVPSTSKQHQEGPVSGESDEAGRSSWPAPFEMPSSLSEDPGASNQGSVPLEPSYIVGHVASAPKEQNLTTLFNDGENSQGLKNDFVRNILWTFEDIHMLVGSNMPIFGGGRYPAVSLRLRDNNKPINVLTGIDYWLDNLICNVPELVMCFHVNGIVQKYEMIKTEDIPNLENSNFSTKVIKDIAQNILSFLKSNCTKEGHTYWLFKASGSDIVKLYDLTTLCEETEDKYQNPFTMPVAILLYKVACNMMLKKNQNKKHYGTIRTLLLNCLKLLDNGRHPQIIASANYMLSELFQLDEPKKEDSTDFPINGNSDESYSEEEEEMPDSDENGSYSNSSDPPDDNKAVAIIKSVGELSVPEKYKSVHRIRPSCAFPVCHGTEERCRLVLNYVLEGLKSVDSSVKKEGDLPAADPSTPIPLKYEDESTSGGPECLEKQMALFLDKMGSFQKGKHCSQSGMIPGSWQYKMKLQLILKSSRAYYVLSDAAMILQKYGRALRYIKLALQCHDTYCCLCASMLPEVLVFLCQCLTLCGDIQLMLAQNANNRAAYLEEYNYQTKEDQEILHSLHRESRCQVFAWATDLSTDLECQLSVSCKCYEAAYEILLFSNLKNQNPEQHIQVLKRMGNIRNEIGVFYMNQAAAVQTERLGNKNVSTTEQQLWKKSFSCFEEGIQNFESIDDATNAALLLCNTGRLMRICAQAHCATEGDFKREFSPEEALYYNKAVDYYLKALRSLGKRDVHPAVWDSVNWELSTTYFTMATLQQDYAPLSRKAQEQIEKEVSEAMKKSLKYCDVDTVSARQPLCQYRAATIHHRLASMYHSCLRNQVGDEHLRKQHRVLADLHYSKAVRLFQLLKDAPCEFLRVQLERVAFAEFQMASQNSSAGKLKTLFGALDIMVKAKGAFQLIRKELVAESEQKSKDKSSAENVSPNDSPTGLNKEEVLKLLSIFESRMSFLLLQSIKLLTSTKKKIGGINEEEVVLKTNKQVYSLLLRATANKSMTLLERIEVILNLLEQLAQNNEASNGGIQ